In Vespa velutina chromosome 1, iVesVel2.1, whole genome shotgun sequence, the following proteins share a genomic window:
- the LOC124947309 gene encoding E3 ubiquitin-protein ligase RNF8-like — MENSTMKRSPMPDNEVKILEPILVRLNRNGAAARDIHIDKSEFKIGRARDNDEIILDTLISRKHCIIRYEGNGEWTIKDLSSSYTFVNDVVLESGSTRKILVGDIIQLSANSNYKYVFTLNLTEETNPKKQRIDKQLFNDVLTEQRTFVESHESQKKELKDKLENKQKEQLELKEELNILLKQWDMVHDNKEDLKNQIVELEDKIAAGNNQEKYLQNMYSELLKKLENERTRFEARLNEERQKWQEALDISKQEKVLLEIKMKEQMEKWREEQQAEWKNMMENRVKEEKNIQAQLLTEKIELEEKLKETEKALKDKEIKSVSVRSQNAPGSSMLKEDSCILLEVVDTSNLRIIDTIDLTENNMDNIIISKDAMDTVSNIMDEQLTCSVCSELFIKATTLNCMHTFCLHCINTWNKKRRECPVCRAPVKSMNRSLVVDNFIEKMLDKLPMHMKDRRAEIAEERKALEKKKNVRKK, encoded by the exons atggaaaattcaACCATGAAAAGAAGTCCTATGCCGGATAATGAAGTAAAGATTCTGGAACCAATATTAGTAAGATTAAATAGAAATGGTGCTGCAGCTCGTGATATTCATATTGATAAATCTGAg TTCAAAATAGGAAGAGCAAGAGATAACGATGAGATTATATTGGACACATTGATATCTAGAAAACATTGTATTATAAGATATGAAGGGAATGGTGAATGGACTATTAAGGATTTAAGTTCTAGTTATACTTTTGTTAATGATGTTGTTCTTGAATCAGGAAgtacaagaaaaattttggTTGGAGATATTATTCAGCTTAGTGCAAATAGCAATTATAAGTATGTGTTTACTCTTAATCTTACGGAAGAAACTAATCCTAAGAAGCAGCGAATTGACaaacaattatttaacgaCGTCTTGACAGAGCAAAGGACATTTGTTGAAAGTCATGAAAgtcagaaaaaagaattaaaggaTAAGTTAGAAAATAAGCAAAAAGAACAATTAGagttaaaagaagaattgaatattttgttGAAACAATGGGATATGGTACATGATAATAAGGAAGATTTAAAGAATCAGATTGTAGAATTAGAAGATAAGATAGCAGCTGGTAATaaccaagaaaaatatttacaaaatatgtattctgaattattgaaaaagttagaaaatgaaaggacTCGATTTGAAGCTCGTTTAAAtgaagagagacaaaaatgGCAAGAGGCACTTGATATaagtaaacaagaaaaagtattattggaaattaaaatgaaagaacaaatGGAAAAATGGAGGGAAGAGCAACAAGCAGAATGGAAGAATATGATGGAGAATAGAGttaaggaagagaaaaatatccaAGCGCAATTATTAActgaaaaaattgaattagaaGAAAAGCTTAAAGAAACTGAAAAAgctttaaaagataaagaaattaaatcagTCTCTGTACGATCACAAAAtg CACCTGGATCTAGCATGCTTAAGGAAGACAGTTGTATATTGCTTGAAGTTGTGGATACCTCGAATCTACGTATTATAGATACTATAGATCTGACAGAAAATAATATGGACAATATCATCATATCCAAAGATGCAATGGACACAGTTAGTAATATAATGGACGAACAATTGACATGTAGCGTATGCtctgaattatttataaaagcaaCAACTTTGAATTGTATGCATACATTTTGTCTTCATTGTATTAATACATGGAATAAGAAACGCAGAGAATGTCCAGTTTGTCGAGCTCCAGTTAAATCAATGAACAGGTCTTTAGTTGTAGATAATTTCATAGAGAAGATGTTAGATAAATTACCTATGCATATGAAGGATAGAAGAGCGGAAATTGCAGAAGAACGTAAAG ctttagaaaagaagaaaaacgtccgtaaaaaataa